The following proteins come from a genomic window of Heyndrickxia acidicola:
- the argB gene encoding acetylglutamate kinase, with the protein MSYIVIKCGGSIIERLPNSFFQSLQELSKREIKPILIHGGGPGITSLLEKLEVETKFVNGLRYTSEEVLDTAEMVLSGSINKKLVKKMIEHGTKAVGISGVDGMLLKAKQLETTESLGFVGEVSGVNTELVISLLKKDFLPVISPIAVDEKGQSWNINADHAAAALAKSLNAPLFFITDVPGVLKDGKTITSLSSRECIELIGASVITGGMIPKVEAVLACLEAGIEQVSIINGLEENSLLRAAAGENIGTTFYNKEEFING; encoded by the coding sequence ATGTCATATATTGTAATTAAATGCGGCGGAAGTATTATCGAGCGGCTGCCAAATTCATTTTTTCAAAGTCTTCAAGAGCTATCAAAACGTGAAATAAAACCCATTCTTATTCATGGAGGAGGACCGGGAATTACTTCTTTGCTGGAAAAATTGGAGGTTGAGACGAAATTTGTGAATGGCTTGAGGTATACATCAGAAGAAGTCCTGGATACAGCTGAAATGGTCTTATCAGGTTCTATTAATAAAAAGCTGGTGAAAAAAATGATTGAACACGGGACAAAGGCGGTTGGGATCAGCGGGGTTGATGGAATGCTTTTAAAGGCAAAGCAGCTTGAAACGACTGAATCGCTTGGCTTTGTAGGAGAAGTGTCAGGAGTAAATACCGAATTGGTTATCTCTTTATTAAAAAAGGATTTTTTACCTGTTATATCTCCAATAGCTGTAGATGAAAAGGGGCAGTCATGGAATATAAATGCGGATCATGCTGCAGCCGCTCTGGCAAAGTCCCTTAATGCCCCTCTCTTTTTTATCACAGATGTCCCAGGGGTTTTAAAGGATGGAAAAACCATCACAAGCTTATCCAGCCGTGAATGCATAGAACTGATTGGAGCCTCGGTTATAACCGGAGGAATGATTCCGAAGGTGGAAGCAGTACTGGCATGCCTGGAGGCCGGAATTGAACAAGTTAGCATAATAAACGGTCTTGAAGAAAATAGTCTGCTGCGGGCAGCAGCGGGAGAAAACATCGGAACGACTTTCTATAACAAGGAGGAATTCATCAATGGTTGA
- a CDS encoding carbamoyl phosphate synthase small subunit yields the protein MEKGYLILETGEVFPGFLTGNMEETTGEVVFNTSMTGYQEITSDPSYAGQIVVFCYPLIGNYGVNEEEFESGKIQVKGIVTGELCDGPSHYKAEASLSEIMEKAGVSGLFGVDTRELVRTIRKHGTIKGIITSSINKEVPYEEDPLWVEKVSTKEHVYFHQEGPHILLMDFGFKKSILDYLLKHNCKVTVVPFNSTYEELSAMNPNGIVFSNGPGDPMALAHLLPEIKRMSERYPSLGICLGHQLLALAYGARTNKLPFGHRGGNHPVKDMVSGKVLMTSQNHGYVVDIESIDNEIFTVSFMNINDGSVEGLTHKTLPIHTVQFHPEAHPGPQDAEYLFDQFIQKVKLESGVLSNAI from the coding sequence GTGGAGAAAGGCTATTTAATACTCGAAACCGGTGAGGTTTTTCCAGGCTTCCTGACTGGAAATATGGAAGAAACGACAGGGGAAGTTGTTTTTAATACGAGCATGACAGGATATCAGGAAATCACTTCTGATCCTTCCTATGCTGGGCAAATTGTTGTATTCTGCTATCCTCTTATAGGAAACTACGGAGTGAATGAAGAGGAATTCGAAAGTGGGAAAATTCAGGTAAAAGGAATTGTGACGGGGGAGCTTTGCGATGGACCAAGTCATTATAAAGCCGAGGCATCTCTTTCTGAAATAATGGAAAAAGCTGGCGTTAGCGGGTTGTTTGGTGTTGATACCCGTGAATTAGTCCGAACAATTCGTAAACACGGCACGATTAAGGGAATCATCACAAGCTCCATCAATAAAGAGGTCCCCTACGAAGAAGATCCCTTATGGGTGGAAAAAGTTTCTACGAAGGAACACGTATATTTTCATCAGGAGGGGCCTCATATCCTGTTAATGGATTTTGGCTTTAAAAAGTCCATTCTTGATTACCTCTTAAAACATAATTGCAAAGTGACAGTTGTTCCTTTTAACAGCACATATGAAGAATTATCTGCCATGAATCCGAATGGAATTGTTTTTAGCAACGGACCGGGCGATCCCATGGCTCTTGCCCATTTATTGCCGGAAATCAAACGTATGAGTGAAAGGTATCCTTCCCTTGGAATTTGTCTCGGGCATCAGCTTTTAGCACTGGCCTATGGAGCCAGGACGAATAAACTCCCTTTTGGCCACCGCGGCGGAAATCATCCTGTGAAAGATATGGTAAGTGGAAAAGTCCTGATGACATCGCAGAACCATGGCTATGTAGTCGATATAGAATCCATTGACAATGAGATTTTTACCGTTTCTTTTATGAATATTAATGACGGTTCTGTTGAAGGGCTCACACACAAGACACTCCCGATCCATACAGTCCAGTTCCACCCAGAAGCCCATCCTGGTCCTCAGGATGCAGAATATCTCTTCGATCAATTCATACAAAAAGTAAAACTAGAGTCAGGAGTTTTGTCCAATGCCATATAG
- the argF gene encoding ornithine carbamoyltransferase: MEQIALDIKGIPSKILANKDFLTIGELTSLEIRSLLQKAIELKTLHKEGRGQPLLKGKILGMIFEKSSTRTRVSFEAGMLQLGGQALFLSSKDIQLGRGETIHDTAKVLSRYVDGLMIRTFGHGMIEEFAEHASVPVINGLTDLHHPAQVLADLLTIYEKKGRLKGLKLCYIGDGNNNMCHSLMEGAVKMGMHISVAFPKGYEPNRGIAERVLLAAKKAKITAELTSDPITAIKNADVVVTDVWTSMGFERENEQRLVDFEGFQVNNELCKYANKDFIFLHCLPAHRGEEVAGEVIDGSHSVVFDEAENRLHAQKAILADLLG; this comes from the coding sequence ATGGAGCAAATAGCGTTGGATATAAAAGGGATACCATCGAAGATTTTAGCAAACAAAGATTTTCTGACAATAGGAGAATTAACAAGCCTGGAAATTCGCTCGCTGCTGCAAAAAGCAATAGAGTTAAAAACCCTTCACAAGGAAGGGAGAGGCCAGCCCCTTTTGAAAGGGAAGATACTGGGGATGATATTTGAAAAATCCTCCACCCGTACGAGAGTTTCCTTTGAGGCAGGCATGCTCCAGCTGGGAGGGCAAGCATTATTTTTAAGTTCAAAGGACATCCAGCTTGGCAGAGGAGAAACCATTCATGATACAGCGAAGGTTCTATCCAGATATGTTGATGGGCTGATGATCAGAACATTTGGCCATGGCATGATCGAGGAATTTGCAGAACATGCTTCTGTGCCGGTAATCAATGGACTTACGGATCTGCATCATCCTGCACAGGTGTTGGCTGATTTATTAACAATTTATGAAAAAAAGGGCCGCTTAAAGGGATTAAAGCTTTGTTATATCGGAGATGGAAATAATAATATGTGCCATTCTTTAATGGAAGGTGCAGTGAAAATGGGAATGCATATCTCTGTAGCTTTTCCTAAAGGCTATGAGCCGAACCGGGGGATAGCAGAAAGAGTGCTTTTAGCAGCCAAAAAGGCAAAAATAACAGCCGAGCTGACATCAGATCCGATAACTGCCATAAAGAATGCAGATGTAGTCGTAACGGATGTGTGGACCAGTATGGGATTTGAACGGGAAAATGAACAGCGTTTAGTGGATTTTGAAGGTTTTCAAGTGAATAACGAATTGTGTAAATATGCAAATAAAGATTTTATCTTCCTTCATTGTCTTCCTGCTCACAGAGGAGAGGAAGTGGCTGGTGAGGTGATTGATGGCTCGCATTCCGTAGTGTTTGATGAAGCAGAGAATCGATTGCATGCACAAAAAGCCATCCTGGCAGACTTATTGGGATAG
- the argJ gene encoding bifunctional ornithine acetyltransferase/N-acetylglutamate synthase, which yields MNITVKETKKIKRLKDGHICSPKGYSAGGLHCGIKRKRNDLGWIYSEIPANAAAVYTTNQFQAAPLNITKESLAVEGKLQGIMINSGNANSFTGNEGMDNAYQMRRLFAEKFDIPVHYAGICSTGVIGEQLDMQKIRQGIEKMKDLASDTPVDDFEKAILTTDTFQKRTALEMEMDGKIIRFGGAAKGSGMIHPNMATMLGFITTDACVEKEALQLALKQAVDESFNMITVDGDSSTNDSVLLLANGMAGNEELSPGHPCWEQFMEGLAEICRILAMQIARDGEGATKLVEAVVNGAKTKDEARVIGKTIVGSSLVKAAIFGADANWGRIVNAIGYSGVRVSPSSISIAIGPYVVVENGIPSFFSEEGASNYLKSNELIQIFVNISEGKEWATAWGCDLSYDYVKINASYRT from the coding sequence ATGAACATTACGGTGAAGGAAACAAAAAAAATCAAACGATTAAAAGATGGTCATATTTGTTCCCCAAAAGGCTATTCAGCAGGTGGTCTTCACTGCGGGATTAAAAGAAAAAGAAATGATTTAGGGTGGATTTACTCTGAAATTCCTGCAAATGCTGCGGCTGTTTACACAACCAATCAATTCCAGGCAGCTCCTTTAAACATCACGAAGGAGAGCTTAGCCGTTGAAGGAAAGTTACAGGGAATCATGATTAATTCAGGAAACGCTAATTCCTTTACAGGCAATGAAGGAATGGATAATGCGTATCAAATGAGAAGGCTGTTTGCTGAGAAATTCGATATACCCGTTCATTATGCAGGCATTTGCTCAACCGGTGTAATCGGAGAACAGCTGGACATGCAAAAAATAAGACAGGGTATTGAGAAGATGAAAGACTTAGCTTCTGATACTCCTGTTGATGACTTTGAAAAAGCGATTTTAACAACAGATACCTTTCAAAAAAGAACCGCTCTTGAAATGGAGATGGATGGAAAAATCATTCGATTCGGCGGTGCAGCAAAAGGATCTGGAATGATCCATCCGAACATGGCTACGATGCTAGGATTTATAACAACCGATGCATGTGTTGAAAAGGAAGCTTTGCAATTGGCGCTAAAACAGGCCGTTGATGAAAGCTTTAACATGATAACAGTAGATGGGGATTCGAGTACAAATGATTCGGTCCTGCTTCTTGCAAATGGAATGGCAGGGAACGAGGAGCTGTCACCAGGCCATCCCTGCTGGGAGCAATTTATGGAAGGGCTGGCTGAGATTTGCAGGATTCTTGCAATGCAGATTGCACGCGATGGAGAAGGGGCAACCAAGCTGGTAGAAGCAGTGGTAAACGGGGCAAAGACAAAGGATGAAGCAAGGGTGATAGGAAAAACGATCGTGGGATCCAGTTTAGTGAAAGCAGCTATTTTCGGAGCGGATGCCAACTGGGGAAGAATTGTTAACGCGATTGGTTACAGCGGTGTCCGTGTAAGCCCATCCTCCATTTCAATTGCGATCGGGCCTTATGTGGTCGTGGAGAATGGAATTCCTTCCTTCTTCTCTGAGGAAGGCGCAAGTAACTATTTAAAGAGCAATGAATTGATTCAAATCTTTGTGAATATTTCAGAAGGAAAAGAATGGGCAACTGCATGGGGCTGCGACTTGTCTTATGATTATGTGAAAATTAATGCTTCATATCGAACATAA
- the carB gene encoding carbamoyl-phosphate synthase (glutamine-hydrolyzing) large subunit has product MPYRKEIKKVLVLGSGPVVIGQAAEFDYAGTQACLALKEEGIEVILLNNNPATIMTDKSVADKVYMEPMTVETIERIIQKEKPDGMIGTLGGQTALNLTVELDSLNLLQKYNVELLGTPVDSIQKGEDREKFRQLMIDIQEPVIESEIITSVEAGLAFIKKIGYPVIIRPAYTLGGAGGGFASTDEEFIQALKNGLTASPIKQVLVEKSIKGWKEIEYEVVRDDNDTCIIVCNMENLDPVGVHTGDSIVVAPSQTLSDSQYQLLRNASLKVIRALGIIGGCNIQFALDPYSDQYFIIEVNPRVSRSSALASKATGYPIARVAAKCALGYQLDEIINPITGNTFASFEPALDYIVVKLPRFPFDKFPEADRSLGTQMKATGETMAIDRTFEGALNKALRSIEDKNTGLYHPLAAEKSSKELVKLLEQPTDLRLYAIAEALRKGFTIQDVHRYSQIDCWFLEKINKLIELEKQLSCWTLKNMPENLLIQAKKMNFSDKSISIKLGCQEKQVRDLRKTLKLKPVYKLVDTCAAEFAAVTPYYYSTWGGSDEVNVSAKKKALIIGSGPIRIGQGIEFDYCSVQAVLALKKMGFETIVINNNPETVSTDYSIADKLYFEPLAVEDILNIIEKEKVEWVFTQFGGQTALNVAEELEKEGAPLAGTSVDTIDRLEDRSRFYQLLTKLGIPHIEGEMAWNSDEVNQAAKKLGFPVLVRPSYVIGGQSMHIIYSHEQLEVYLKMYKDTQDARMWPLLVDQYLPGYECELDCVSDGKEIFIPGIFEHIEKAGVHSGDSMAVIPPQHLDSGHQDTLINYTKKISQEAKIVGMANVQFVIHQDEVYVLEVNPRASRTVPIISKITGVPIIEKAIEVQTGNSLLKKGLHQEPDFISVKAPVFSNGKLNDMDPILGPEMKSTGEALALSDSYETALYKALFPKGVNFLQNNMGKKKVVCSISDNQKPEALSLMKSLADKGYKLAATPGTAKFLQQNGVPSETVPTIHMDLKAFFNKETIAAAIILPAKGRDKKTAGHYMRKLSSQAGIPLFTWLDTAAAAYSMPAGIQSEPVPLDEYVRKLEPNRIGG; this is encoded by the coding sequence ATGCCATATAGAAAAGAAATAAAAAAGGTCCTTGTACTTGGCTCCGGCCCGGTTGTAATCGGTCAGGCTGCCGAATTTGATTACGCCGGCACACAGGCTTGCTTAGCCCTAAAAGAAGAAGGGATTGAGGTTATCCTTTTAAATAATAACCCGGCTACAATCATGACCGATAAATCAGTAGCTGACAAAGTGTACATGGAACCCATGACAGTCGAAACGATAGAGCGTATCATCCAAAAAGAAAAGCCTGATGGAATGATTGGAACATTAGGCGGGCAAACCGCTTTAAATCTGACTGTGGAACTGGATTCACTGAATCTATTGCAAAAGTATAATGTGGAGCTTTTAGGAACGCCTGTTGATTCGATCCAGAAAGGGGAAGACCGAGAGAAATTCAGACAGCTGATGATTGACATCCAAGAGCCTGTAATTGAATCAGAAATTATCACTAGTGTAGAAGCAGGTCTTGCTTTTATCAAAAAAATAGGGTATCCAGTCATTATACGTCCTGCCTATACACTTGGCGGTGCCGGAGGAGGCTTTGCTTCTACAGACGAAGAGTTTATCCAGGCCTTGAAAAATGGTCTTACTGCAAGTCCCATTAAACAAGTGCTGGTGGAAAAAAGTATTAAAGGATGGAAAGAAATCGAATATGAAGTAGTCAGAGATGACAACGATACCTGTATCATTGTCTGCAATATGGAAAACCTGGATCCTGTAGGAGTCCATACAGGGGATTCTATTGTTGTAGCACCCTCCCAAACATTATCCGACAGCCAATATCAGCTGCTTCGAAATGCATCTTTAAAAGTCATAAGGGCACTGGGGATAATTGGAGGCTGTAATATTCAATTTGCATTGGATCCATACTCTGACCAGTATTTTATTATTGAGGTTAATCCTCGGGTAAGCCGCTCCTCAGCACTGGCATCCAAGGCAACGGGCTATCCCATTGCGCGTGTAGCGGCAAAATGTGCACTCGGGTATCAGCTGGATGAGATTATAAACCCCATTACCGGCAACACCTTTGCTTCGTTTGAACCTGCATTGGATTATATTGTAGTAAAGCTTCCTAGATTCCCTTTTGATAAATTCCCGGAAGCAGACAGAAGCCTGGGGACACAGATGAAAGCTACAGGGGAAACAATGGCGATTGACAGAACATTTGAAGGGGCGCTAAATAAGGCACTTCGCTCGATAGAAGATAAAAATACAGGCTTGTATCATCCTTTGGCAGCGGAGAAATCCTCAAAAGAACTTGTGAAGCTTTTGGAGCAGCCAACAGATTTACGCTTATACGCCATAGCGGAAGCCCTTCGAAAAGGCTTTACCATTCAAGATGTTCATCGGTACAGCCAAATAGACTGCTGGTTTTTGGAGAAGATTAATAAATTAATAGAGTTGGAAAAACAGCTGTCATGCTGGACGCTTAAGAATATGCCAGAAAACCTTCTAATACAAGCGAAAAAAATGAATTTTAGTGATAAAAGCATCAGTATAAAGCTGGGCTGCCAGGAAAAGCAAGTAAGGGATCTGCGAAAAACTTTAAAATTGAAACCTGTATATAAGCTTGTGGATACATGTGCTGCAGAATTTGCCGCTGTTACTCCGTATTATTATTCAACATGGGGCGGCAGTGATGAGGTGAATGTATCAGCTAAGAAAAAAGCACTTATTATTGGATCTGGCCCCATACGCATCGGGCAGGGAATTGAATTCGATTACTGTTCTGTTCAAGCTGTGCTGGCGCTTAAGAAAATGGGCTTCGAAACCATTGTCATCAATAATAATCCCGAAACGGTCAGCACAGATTATTCCATTGCAGATAAGCTTTATTTTGAACCGCTGGCAGTAGAGGATATCCTTAATATTATTGAAAAAGAAAAGGTTGAATGGGTTTTTACTCAGTTTGGAGGGCAAACGGCCTTAAATGTGGCAGAAGAATTGGAAAAAGAGGGAGCTCCGCTTGCTGGTACCTCTGTTGACACGATTGATCGATTGGAAGACCGCAGCCGTTTTTACCAGTTACTCACGAAGCTTGGCATTCCGCATATAGAAGGGGAAATGGCTTGGAATTCTGACGAAGTAAATCAGGCAGCAAAGAAACTGGGTTTTCCAGTGCTCGTTCGTCCATCCTACGTGATTGGCGGACAGTCCATGCATATTATTTACAGCCATGAGCAGCTGGAGGTCTATTTGAAGATGTATAAGGATACACAGGATGCTCGCATGTGGCCGCTTCTGGTCGATCAATACCTTCCTGGATATGAATGTGAACTCGATTGCGTTAGCGATGGGAAAGAAATCTTTATTCCTGGTATATTTGAGCACATAGAGAAAGCGGGTGTTCATTCAGGAGACAGTATGGCTGTCATTCCGCCGCAGCACCTTGATTCGGGGCATCAGGATACCCTGATCAATTATACTAAAAAAATCAGCCAGGAAGCTAAAATCGTTGGGATGGCGAATGTTCAATTTGTTATTCACCAAGATGAAGTTTATGTATTGGAAGTAAATCCACGTGCATCCAGAACTGTTCCGATTATAAGTAAAATAACCGGAGTTCCCATTATTGAGAAAGCCATAGAAGTCCAAACGGGAAATTCCCTGTTGAAAAAAGGTTTGCATCAAGAGCCGGACTTCATTTCAGTAAAAGCTCCTGTATTTTCTAACGGGAAGTTGAACGACATGGATCCAATACTGGGTCCGGAAATGAAATCTACCGGAGAAGCACTGGCTCTCTCTGACTCGTATGAAACAGCACTTTATAAAGCTTTATTTCCAAAAGGAGTCAACTTTCTGCAAAATAATATGGGGAAAAAGAAAGTGGTTTGCTCCATCTCCGATAATCAAAAGCCGGAAGCACTAAGCCTGATGAAATCATTGGCGGATAAAGGCTATAAGCTTGCTGCAACACCTGGAACTGCCAAATTCCTTCAGCAAAATGGGGTACCATCAGAAACTGTTCCTACAATCCATATGGATTTAAAAGCTTTCTTTAATAAAGAAACAATCGCTGCTGCTATTATTCTTCCTGCAAAAGGCAGAGATAAAAAGACTGCGGGTCATTATATGAGAAAACTCTCCTCACAAGCAGGCATACCGCTTTTCACATGGCTGGATACAGCTGCTGCCGCTTATTCCATGCCAGCGGGAATCCAATCAGAGCCCGTTCCGCTGGATGAGTATGTAAGAAAACTTGAGCCAAACCGAATAGGAGGATAA
- the argC gene encoding N-acetyl-gamma-glutamyl-phosphate reductase, translated as MKAGIVGANGYGGAELIRFLNQHPYADIELLISHSTSGKKISEQYPHLRGLAEWDIEDLHQEGITDRVEVLFFATPAGVTKEVLPSFLEKGIKCIDLSGDFRLKDSESYRKWYGKTPAKEEHLKSAVYGLPELNRDSIKTAELIANPGCYPTAAILGMKPAIQASIVEAKTIIIDAKSGISGAGRSPSMGNLFSEVNENIQAYKLCRHQHIPEIEQAFHELSGKDVAIMFTPHLIPMTRGIMCTMYADLTREMTAAEIHELYKETYKDELFIRVRPLGEIPATKEVYGSNYCDIGLSVDQRTNKLIIISVIDNLVKGAAGQAIQNMNLLGGWNEQTGIHHTPVYP; from the coding sequence ATGAAAGCTGGAATAGTTGGTGCAAATGGCTATGGCGGTGCAGAACTTATACGTTTTTTAAATCAGCATCCCTATGCAGATATTGAACTGTTAATCTCGCATTCTACAAGTGGAAAGAAGATATCAGAACAGTACCCGCATTTAAGGGGGCTCGCTGAATGGGACATTGAGGATTTACATCAAGAGGGTATAACCGACAGAGTTGAAGTTTTGTTTTTTGCGACTCCGGCAGGGGTCACAAAGGAAGTATTGCCTTCGTTTTTGGAAAAAGGAATAAAGTGTATTGACTTATCAGGAGACTTTCGTTTAAAGGACTCTGAGTCATATAGAAAATGGTATGGAAAAACTCCGGCAAAGGAAGAGCATTTGAAAAGTGCTGTATACGGCTTGCCGGAACTAAATCGTGACAGCATTAAAACAGCGGAACTTATTGCAAATCCGGGATGCTACCCAACGGCGGCCATTTTGGGAATGAAGCCGGCTATCCAGGCATCTATAGTAGAAGCCAAGACCATCATCATAGATGCTAAATCAGGTATATCTGGGGCGGGAAGGTCACCTTCTATGGGCAATTTATTTAGTGAAGTAAATGAAAACATACAAGCTTATAAGCTTTGCAGGCATCAGCATATCCCGGAAATTGAGCAGGCATTTCATGAACTATCAGGCAAAGATGTAGCCATTATGTTTACTCCGCATCTAATCCCTATGACAAGAGGAATTATGTGTACAATGTATGCCGATCTTACAAGGGAAATGACGGCTGCAGAAATTCACGAGTTATATAAAGAAACGTACAAGGATGAACTGTTTATAAGGGTAAGGCCCCTTGGAGAAATTCCGGCCACAAAAGAGGTATACGGATCTAACTATTGCGATATCGGTTTGTCCGTCGATCAAAGAACGAATAAGCTGATCATCATTTCAGTGATTGATAATCTTGTAAAAGGTGCTGCAGGCCAGGCGATTCAAAATATGAATTTGCTAGGCGGATGGAATGAGCAGACTGGCATTCATCATACACCTGTATATCCATGA
- a CDS encoding acetylornithine transaminase: protein MVESVLSADSALMNTYARIPIHFQKGKGSFLWDVEGNRYLDFTSGIATCNLGHVPKKVKEAVASQLEELWHCSNLFLIKQQEALASKLTEVSCMDQAFFCNSGAEANEAAIKLARKYAQKLNQNGNPIIVTFTNSFHGRTLATLSATGQEKIQTGFAPLMPGFQYLPYNDLASLKKLETIKPCAVMLELIQGEGGVLPADQDWIDALTAVCAQNNILIIVDEVQTGIGRTGTLFAYEQYGFEPDIMTLAKGLGSGFPIGAMLAKKEAAAAFQPGSHGSTFGGNPLASSAGLATLNEITGQNILENVKSMGKYLWEQLEKLQSNSPNMKQVHGKGLIVGIDVEGEAGVITREALKEHLLILTAGPSVVRILPPLTVDKTEIDLFIQKLKNTFKTLTEQTK, encoded by the coding sequence ATGGTTGAAAGTGTTTTATCAGCTGATTCTGCCTTAATGAATACATACGCGCGTATCCCCATTCATTTTCAAAAAGGCAAAGGCAGTTTCTTATGGGACGTGGAAGGTAATCGATATTTGGATTTTACATCAGGTATTGCAACCTGTAATTTGGGACATGTGCCAAAGAAGGTCAAGGAAGCTGTTGCCAGCCAGCTTGAGGAGCTCTGGCATTGTTCCAATTTATTCTTAATTAAACAGCAGGAAGCTCTGGCCTCCAAATTGACAGAAGTAAGCTGTATGGATCAGGCATTCTTTTGCAATAGCGGAGCGGAAGCCAATGAAGCGGCCATTAAACTAGCACGAAAATATGCTCAAAAGCTTAATCAAAATGGTAATCCCATTATTGTTACATTCACCAATTCCTTCCATGGCCGAACGCTTGCAACCCTTTCTGCAACTGGCCAGGAGAAAATACAAACGGGCTTTGCTCCATTAATGCCGGGTTTTCAGTATTTACCCTACAATGACCTGGCATCACTGAAAAAGCTTGAGACCATTAAGCCTTGTGCGGTCATGCTTGAGCTGATACAAGGTGAAGGCGGTGTACTTCCTGCTGATCAGGATTGGATTGATGCACTTACAGCAGTCTGTGCCCAAAATAATATATTGATCATTGTAGACGAAGTACAAACGGGAATAGGCAGAACAGGAACATTATTTGCTTATGAGCAATATGGATTTGAACCGGATATTATGACGCTGGCAAAAGGGCTGGGGTCCGGTTTTCCGATTGGAGCCATGCTGGCAAAAAAAGAGGCAGCTGCAGCTTTTCAGCCTGGCAGCCACGGTAGTACATTTGGCGGCAATCCTTTGGCATCTAGTGCAGGTCTGGCTACTCTTAATGAAATCACTGGTCAAAACATTTTGGAAAATGTAAAGTCCATGGGGAAATATTTATGGGAACAGCTCGAGAAGCTTCAATCGAACAGCCCGAATATGAAGCAAGTACATGGAAAGGGACTAATAGTAGGGATAGATGTGGAAGGAGAAGCGGGTGTTATTACAAGGGAGGCCTTAAAGGAACACCTTCTAATTTTAACTGCCGGGCCGAGTGTCGTTCGAATTCTTCCGCCATTAACAGTTGATAAGACAGAAATAGATTTATTTATTCAAAAGCTAAAAAACACCTTTAAGACACTAACTGAACAAACGAAATAA